One window of Pseudobacteroides sp. genomic DNA carries:
- a CDS encoding MASE3 domain-containing protein: protein MSKTLNFLSLKKIIKYIFNYNQLIWLFAVIIFSAILFEKMFLLAPLFNKTIGVSSYLSWHTIFEFISILVSFCVFILSYYAYRQNRRLRGIFIANVFLIMGIIDIFHTLSFKGMPYFLIENSNANRATTYWIIARLIGAIGITVGSFIKINKKSRINRKVFLVISIAFSLSIVVVVTYLPHALPAMYIEGIGVTKIKKVLEYITIICLCFAGIMFLHQYLRRKDNSNLMFAIAITTSIFSELAFIRYNSVYDIHNYIGHVYKFISYFIVFRIAFINNIEKPYLALYKAKNKIKAYAGNLNKLVDERTKELYHMNQKLLEDLECARDIQKAILPQSLPNNEKVNFKAVYYPAERVSGDFYNIFRLDDHRIGMYIGDVSGHGVSAAMLTIFLNQSIKTTKELDGNRFDVIHPSKVLENLYELYNKVNFKDEVYILLLYAIYNIKTMELQYSSAGMNVQPLIVKNNGEILEMDINGLPICNLIDICPAEYLDKTIKLENGDKVFFYTDGLIELNNKSTGDSFTKDHLQKMLADCGSRDICKEVEKNIKGICSNGGQKDDVTFFVMEVN from the coding sequence TTGTCCAAAACATTGAACTTTTTGAGTTTAAAGAAAATAATTAAATATATATTTAATTATAATCAGCTTATTTGGCTTTTTGCTGTTATTATTTTTTCTGCAATACTTTTTGAAAAGATGTTTCTTCTAGCTCCTCTTTTTAATAAGACTATTGGTGTTTCGTCATATCTATCCTGGCACACCATATTTGAATTTATAAGCATATTGGTATCCTTTTGTGTATTTATCCTATCCTATTATGCATATAGGCAAAATCGACGCTTGAGAGGAATATTTATTGCAAATGTCTTTTTAATAATGGGAATTATTGATATATTTCATACCCTTAGCTTCAAAGGAATGCCATATTTCTTAATTGAAAACAGTAATGCAAACAGGGCGACTACATATTGGATTATTGCAAGACTTATTGGAGCAATTGGCATTACTGTGGGGAGCTTTATCAAAATAAATAAAAAATCCCGCATTAATCGAAAAGTTTTTTTGGTCATCTCCATTGCTTTTTCCTTATCAATAGTGGTTGTTGTAACATACCTCCCACATGCTCTGCCAGCTATGTATATTGAGGGGATAGGAGTAACAAAAATAAAAAAGGTCTTGGAGTATATAACAATAATTTGTTTATGCTTTGCGGGAATAATGTTTTTGCATCAATACTTACGAAGGAAAGACAATTCAAATCTTATGTTTGCTATTGCAATCACTACCAGTATCTTTAGTGAACTGGCATTTATAAGATATAATTCTGTGTATGATATACATAACTATATAGGACATGTTTATAAGTTTATTTCTTACTTTATAGTTTTTAGGATAGCTTTTATCAATAATATTGAAAAACCCTATCTGGCATTGTATAAAGCCAAAAACAAAATAAAAGCATATGCAGGGAATTTAAATAAACTTGTGGATGAGAGGACCAAGGAATTATATCATATGAACCAAAAGCTTCTTGAAGATCTTGAATGTGCCAGAGATATTCAGAAAGCTATACTGCCTCAAAGTTTACCGAACAATGAGAAGGTAAACTTTAAAGCTGTATATTATCCCGCAGAAAGAGTGAGCGGGGACTTTTACAATATATTCAGGCTGGATGATCATAGGATAGGAATGTACATAGGTGATGTTTCAGGGCATGGGGTTTCGGCAGCAATGCTTACCATCTTTTTGAACCAAAGCATAAAAACCACAAAGGAGCTGGACGGAAACAGGTTTGATGTTATTCATCCTTCCAAGGTTTTAGAAAATCTTTATGAGTTATATAACAAAGTGAATTTTAAGGATGAGGTATATATTTTATTGCTTTATGCAATTTATAACATAAAAACAATGGAGCTTCAATATTCATCTGCAGGTATGAATGTTCAGCCGCTGATAGTAAAAAATAACGGCGAGATTCTGGAAATGGATATAAATGGTCTTCCAATATGTAATCTTATAGATATATGCCCGGCGGAATATTTAGATAAAACGATTAAATTGGAAAATGGAGATAAAGTGTTTTTTTATACTGATGGGCTTATAGAGCTCAATAATAAAAGTACAGGAGATTCTTTTACAAAAGATCATTTGCAAAAAATGCTGGCAGATTGTGGTAGCAGGGATATTTGCAAAGAGGTTGAAAAGAATATAAAGGGAATTTGCAGCAATGGCGGGCAAAAGGATGATGTTACTTTCTTTGTTATGGAAGTCAATTAA
- a CDS encoding glycosyl hydrolase family 28-related protein, translating into MSNGILKFVMCVILILAYMPINNVYSVDVYGNQIHWNPGVSGGIPDKPTEVSVKDFGAKGDGTTDDYSAFKSAIDSIKAGGAVVIPSGKYLIKSMLTINKPVVLKGEGTGKTELLVNHSSNAFEIITYKRGTWQNLEGGYSKGSTELIVDNASSITPGVYVEIQQTNDPEMMYTLTEWNQSWADGAVGQIAKVLSVKGNSITIDEPLRYNFKGDLNPVIRTQGFVENVGFEDFSIKRLDTGDANIFFFKNAANCWIRNIHSMLARKAHVSVTSGYRIEVRDSFFEDATDWAGGGHGYGVELGYHVTDCLVENNIFKHLRHSMMVHLGANGNVFGYNYSIEPHQNEGGNWTPCDISIHGHQPFANLFEGNIVQEISIADYWGPAGPDNTFLRNRIESEGISIEDSSNHQNIIGNEFVKSSIFIDTESRYPHKIDSSTLKVHGNYINGSVSWDSKISENNIPVSYYIKAKPAFFRSLEWPSTGADRVGGTNPARERYLGNTIPTITPAPTQTAISISGYIKADVQSDNKNLNSDFNVEVVGMQVTVNTDSNGYFNIKNLPVSLSGYTIKISKPGYLARTITNISGKSSTELGKSENPLKLWAGDVPVKGLQDNVINMIDVIEIAKHFNASYGDIHYSRECDFNLDNSINMSDILIIARNFNNTGSSYPAAL; encoded by the coding sequence ATGTCAAATGGAATTCTAAAATTTGTCATGTGCGTTATTCTGATTTTGGCTTATATGCCTATTAACAATGTGTACAGTGTTGATGTCTACGGGAATCAGATTCACTGGAATCCTGGAGTTTCAGGAGGAATACCCGATAAGCCGACAGAGGTAAGTGTAAAGGATTTCGGTGCAAAAGGGGATGGAACAACAGATGATTATTCTGCATTTAAATCAGCCATTGATTCCATAAAAGCGGGCGGTGCAGTGGTGATACCTTCCGGAAAATATTTAATTAAGTCAATGCTCACAATTAATAAGCCCGTTGTATTAAAGGGAGAGGGAACAGGCAAAACAGAGCTTTTAGTGAATCACAGCTCAAATGCGTTTGAAATAATTACATATAAGCGTGGAACATGGCAAAATCTTGAGGGCGGGTATTCTAAGGGTTCAACAGAACTTATTGTTGACAATGCGTCATCAATTACTCCCGGTGTGTATGTTGAAATACAACAGACAAACGATCCTGAAATGATGTATACTCTAACCGAGTGGAATCAGAGTTGGGCCGATGGGGCTGTGGGACAGATTGCGAAGGTTTTGTCCGTAAAGGGAAATTCTATAACGATTGATGAACCATTGAGGTACAATTTCAAAGGAGATCTCAATCCAGTTATTAGGACACAGGGGTTTGTTGAGAATGTTGGCTTTGAAGATTTTTCAATAAAAAGACTTGATACCGGTGATGCAAATATCTTCTTCTTTAAGAATGCTGCAAATTGCTGGATAAGGAATATACACAGCATGCTTGCAAGAAAGGCACATGTTTCTGTCACTTCAGGATATCGAATTGAAGTAAGGGACAGCTTTTTTGAAGATGCAACAGACTGGGCAGGCGGGGGACACGGTTATGGGGTTGAACTGGGGTACCATGTAACTGATTGTTTGGTTGAAAATAATATTTTCAAGCATTTGCGGCACTCTATGATGGTTCATCTCGGAGCAAACGGCAATGTTTTCGGTTATAATTACTCCATAGAGCCACACCAGAATGAAGGAGGAAACTGGACGCCATGCGATATATCCATTCATGGGCACCAGCCATTTGCCAACCTATTCGAAGGCAATATAGTTCAGGAGATAAGTATTGCCGATTATTGGGGACCTGCAGGGCCTGACAATACTTTTTTAAGAAACAGGATAGAATCTGAAGGCATTTCCATTGAAGATTCTTCAAACCATCAGAATATTATTGGGAATGAGTTTGTTAAGAGCAGTATTTTTATTGATACAGAATCCAGGTATCCTCACAAGATTGATTCATCGACCCTAAAAGTGCATGGAAACTATATAAATGGTTCAGTTTCTTGGGATTCCAAGATATCTGAAAACAATATACCGGTATCATATTATATCAAGGCTAAGCCTGCATTCTTCCGTTCATTGGAGTGGCCTTCAACTGGAGCTGACAGGGTGGGTGGCACAAATCCTGCAAGAGAAAGATACTTGGGAAACACAATACCCACAATTACACCAGCTCCAACACAGACTGCAATAAGTATTTCGGGCTATATAAAGGCGGATGTACAATCCGACAATAAAAATTTAAACTCAGACTTCAATGTTGAGGTTGTAGGCATGCAAGTAACTGTAAACACTGATTCCAATGGGTATTTTAATATTAAAAATTTACCGGTTTCTTTATCGGGATATACAATCAAAATTAGTAAGCCAGGTTATCTGGCAAGGACAATAACCAATATATCGGGGAAAAGCAGTACTGAGCTAGGAAAAAGTGAAAACCCGTTAAAATTATGGGCAGGTGATGTGCCTGTAAAAGGTTTGCAGGATAATGTTATAAATATGATAGATGTAATCGAAATTGCTAAGCACTTCAATGCATCATATGGAGATATTCATTACAGCAGGGAATGTGATTTCAACTTGGATAATTCTATCAACATGTCGGATATTCTGATTATTGCAAGAAACTTCAATAATACGGGCAGCAGCTACCCCGCAGCTCTATAA
- a CDS encoding branched-chain amino acid ABC transporter permease: protein MTEFLQQIVNGLSLGSIYALIALGYTMVYGIIKLINFAHGDIYMIGAYVGFVCITSIGLGFVPALVIAMIFCALLGVIIEKVAYKPLRNSSRIAALITAIGISLLLEYLVMFFAKADVRAFPAVLPETSRELIMGVKITDKQSILLFITIILMVLLQLIVKKTLMGKAMRAVSMDKDAAQLMGINVDRTISFTFILGSSLAGAAGVLVGAFYNSIDPFMGIMPGLKAFVAAVFGGIGIIPGALVGGFSIGVIETLISGYGNSMYKDAVAFAILILVLLIKPSGLFGRNIREKV, encoded by the coding sequence GTGACGGAATTTTTACAGCAAATAGTTAACGGCTTATCGCTTGGAAGTATATACGCACTGATTGCATTGGGCTATACGATGGTCTATGGCATTATAAAGCTTATAAACTTTGCTCATGGAGATATCTACATGATTGGTGCATACGTGGGATTTGTGTGTATAACCAGTATAGGACTGGGGTTCGTACCTGCTCTTGTTATTGCCATGATTTTTTGTGCATTATTGGGAGTAATCATTGAAAAAGTAGCATATAAGCCACTTAGGAATTCTTCAAGAATTGCAGCACTGATTACTGCAATTGGAATATCCTTGCTTTTGGAATATTTGGTGATGTTCTTTGCAAAAGCGGATGTAAGGGCATTCCCGGCAGTTCTACCCGAAACAAGCAGAGAACTTATAATGGGTGTAAAAATCACTGACAAGCAAAGTATACTGCTATTTATAACTATAATTTTAATGGTTCTTTTGCAGTTGATTGTCAAAAAAACGCTTATGGGAAAAGCCATGAGGGCAGTTTCAATGGATAAGGATGCTGCACAGCTTATGGGAATCAATGTGGATAGGACCATTTCATTTACATTTATACTTGGATCTTCACTTGCTGGTGCGGCAGGTGTTCTGGTGGGTGCTTTTTATAACTCTATCGACCCGTTTATGGGTATAATGCCAGGACTTAAAGCCTTTGTTGCTGCGGTATTTGGCGGGATAGGAATAATCCCTGGGGCACTGGTAGGCGGGTTTTCAATAGGAGTTATAGAGACACTTATAAGTGGATACGGGAATTCTATGTATAAGGATGCAGTCGCTTTTGCAATACTGATTTTAGTTCTTTTAATTAAACCATCCGGTCTATTCGGAAGGAATATCCGTGAGAAAGTGTAG
- a CDS encoding S8 family serine peptidase, with protein MKSVSIYIIITTLFIILYTPVSNASSERNYFSADIRQSKIESVIERFPNKEVISEISQAGSDNGDTYRKNTLISVKSKYHFIRIEDTVRVNMLNKLEGEQIVDSKAMVADHVIVTLKPGVREEELLPLATQFKGRIRKKLDFPSNTYLVSFKDYTNFNEYNRISRLLKNQDIVKYVGPDYIAFTSEMPNDPGFDKLWGLYNTGQTGGTQNSDINAPGAWDITKGSRDVTVAVIDTGVDYNHSDLHENMWMNPGEVPGNGVDDDENGFVDDVYGWDFVNNDSDPMDDNMHGTHCAGIIGAVANNRIGIAGVNWNVRIAALKFLDSDGFGALSDAAQAINYAVKMNIPITSNSWGGGGSVPVLEEAFRNAGDNGVLSIVSAGNSNRDVDKYPHYPAAYTFPSIISVAATDHNDNLAWFSNYGKSAIDIAAPGESIYSTIPGNHYAYMDGTSMAAPYISGAAALLKSYDKSLTNMEIKDAIMSNVDSIDSLENRLVSGGRLNIYKALSSIVSPPTPTPTPEPVMGDLSVMAYNPNKQNPSNSIYTDYLLTNSGSTTVKLADVKLRYYYTIDGEREQNFWSDWSTVGNSNIRGTFTKMYQDSRDSNYYLEVGFTEGAGFMGPGSSIIIKTRFAKADWSNYNQLNDFSFNPTANYFTPWGKVSAYMNNTLVWGTEPAGNNTTQDVTPTVTTPTPSPVPTSGSLSVHYYPSNPQHLANSINSNIKLVNSGGTAVNLADINLRYYYTADGEKEQSFWCDWSNAGSANVSGKFIKLSQPIYNADNYVQISFTSNAGTLMPGETVEVRFRISKSDWSGYNQSNDFSFNPLQSYTPYDKVPAYISGSLVWGIEPKY; from the coding sequence ATGAAGTCAGTATCTATTTATATTATAATAACAACTCTATTCATAATACTGTATACTCCGGTTTCAAATGCAAGTTCAGAAAGAAATTATTTTTCAGCGGATATAAGGCAATCAAAAATAGAATCGGTAATTGAGCGTTTTCCAAACAAAGAAGTAATTTCTGAAATATCCCAAGCAGGATCAGACAATGGTGACACATACAGAAAAAACACACTTATAAGTGTGAAAAGCAAATACCATTTTATCCGTATTGAAGATACTGTTAGAGTAAACATGCTGAATAAATTGGAGGGGGAGCAGATTGTTGATAGTAAGGCAATGGTTGCTGATCATGTTATTGTAACGCTAAAGCCTGGGGTAAGGGAGGAAGAGTTATTGCCTCTTGCCACCCAATTTAAAGGCAGAATAAGAAAAAAACTTGATTTTCCTTCAAACACTTACCTTGTGAGCTTTAAGGATTACACAAATTTTAATGAATATAACAGAATATCGAGGCTGTTAAAAAATCAGGATATTGTGAAGTATGTAGGGCCTGATTATATAGCATTTACTTCTGAAATGCCAAACGATCCGGGTTTTGACAAACTTTGGGGGCTATATAATACAGGGCAAACAGGCGGTACTCAAAATTCAGATATTAACGCACCGGGGGCATGGGACATAACAAAAGGAAGCAGAGATGTAACAGTAGCGGTTATCGACACAGGGGTTGACTATAACCACTCTGACCTTCATGAAAATATGTGGATGAATCCTGGTGAAGTTCCCGGCAACGGAGTTGACGATGATGAGAACGGTTTTGTTGATGATGTCTATGGATGGGACTTTGTAAACAATGATAGTGATCCAATGGATGATAATATGCATGGAACCCACTGTGCAGGAATAATTGGTGCAGTAGCCAATAATAGAATTGGTATTGCGGGTGTCAACTGGAATGTAAGGATTGCTGCCCTGAAGTTTTTGGACAGCGATGGGTTCGGTGCACTATCGGATGCTGCTCAAGCCATTAATTATGCAGTTAAAATGAATATACCGATTACTTCAAACTCATGGGGAGGGGGAGGTAGCGTTCCCGTTCTTGAGGAAGCGTTTAGAAATGCAGGAGATAATGGAGTATTGAGTATTGTTTCGGCAGGGAATTCAAACAGGGATGTTGATAAATACCCCCATTATCCCGCTGCCTACACGTTTCCAAGCATAATATCTGTTGCAGCAACCGACCATAACGATAATTTAGCGTGGTTTTCTAATTATGGCAAATCAGCAATTGATATTGCGGCACCTGGTGAAAGTATTTACAGCACAATTCCTGGTAACCATTATGCATATATGGATGGAACTTCAATGGCTGCACCCTATATTTCAGGAGCAGCAGCACTTTTAAAGTCATATGACAAATCGTTGACAAACATGGAAATTAAGGATGCCATTATGAGTAATGTTGACTCTATAGATTCATTAGAAAACCGTTTGGTGTCAGGAGGAAGATTGAACATATACAAAGCTTTAAGCAGCATAGTTTCACCACCAACTCCAACCCCAACACCTGAGCCTGTTATGGGAGATCTGTCCGTTATGGCGTATAACCCAAACAAACAGAATCCAAGTAACAGCATTTATACCGATTATCTGCTGACAAATTCAGGCAGCACCACTGTCAAGCTTGCGGATGTCAAACTAAGGTATTACTATACAATAGACGGCGAGAGGGAACAAAACTTCTGGAGTGATTGGTCAACAGTAGGGAATTCAAATATAAGAGGTACGTTTACCAAAATGTATCAGGATTCAAGAGACTCAAATTATTACCTTGAGGTTGGGTTTACAGAAGGTGCAGGATTTATGGGTCCAGGTAGTTCAATTATAATAAAAACAAGATTTGCGAAAGCTGATTGGTCAAATTATAATCAATTAAATGATTTTTCATTCAACCCTACTGCCAATTATTTTACACCCTGGGGTAAGGTAAGTGCTTATATGAATAACACATTGGTATGGGGGACTGAACCTGCAGGCAATAATACTACTCAGGATGTAACTCCAACTGTGACAACACCTACGCCGTCACCAGTACCCACATCAGGTTCTTTGAGTGTCCACTATTATCCTTCAAATCCACAACATTTAGCAAACAGTATTAATTCCAATATTAAGTTGGTTAATAGCGGGGGTACAGCTGTGAATTTAGCAGATATTAATTTAAGATATTACTATACTGCGGATGGAGAGAAGGAGCAAAGTTTCTGGTGTGATTGGTCAAATGCAGGAAGTGCAAATGTGAGTGGTAAGTTTATAAAATTGTCTCAACCAATATACAATGCAGATAATTACGTTCAAATTTCTTTTACCAGTAATGCAGGTACATTAATGCCAGGTGAGACAGTGGAGGTCAGATTCAGAATTTCCAAATCAGACTGGTCCGGCTACAATCAATCAAATGATTTTTCATTCAATCCTTTGCAATCTTACACGCCTTATGATAAAGTACCTGCATATATATCAGGATCACTAGTTTGGGGGATTGAACCGAAATATTAA
- a CDS encoding branched-chain amino acid ABC transporter permease, with the protein MNKLINRKNLKTMAGVVSLYGIVQFLIMFNILSDYYQITLSLICINIILAVSLNLISGFTGQFSLGHAGFMSIGAYTSALITMNMTDEYSFFIGIAVGAILAAVVGLVIGIPTLRLKGDYLAIATLGMGEIIKIIVLNMGFTGGAAGLSGIPQYTNWTWLFIFTAGTVILVKNFINSSHGRACKSIREDEIASEAMGINTTKYKVLAFVIGAFCAGIAGALYSSYFYYIKPDMFGFLRSIDILVIVVVGGMGSIGGSIVSAILLAVVSLYLQDFPEIRMILYSLILVMVMIVREKFKNKKIKFNGFPWKKPEKVGT; encoded by the coding sequence GTGAATAAATTAATTAATAGGAAAAATTTAAAGACTATGGCAGGTGTTGTAAGCCTTTATGGTATAGTGCAGTTTTTAATAATGTTTAATATTTTAAGTGATTATTACCAAATTACACTATCATTGATCTGCATTAATATAATCCTTGCAGTTAGCCTCAATCTGATTTCAGGTTTTACAGGTCAGTTTTCACTAGGACATGCAGGATTTATGTCTATTGGTGCTTACACAAGTGCTCTCATTACAATGAATATGACTGATGAGTATTCCTTCTTTATCGGTATTGCTGTAGGAGCTATTCTTGCTGCTGTCGTAGGGCTTGTCATAGGAATACCCACGTTAAGACTCAAGGGGGATTATCTGGCAATAGCCACATTGGGCATGGGAGAAATTATTAAAATTATAGTACTGAATATGGGTTTTACAGGCGGAGCGGCAGGCCTTAGCGGTATACCTCAATATACCAACTGGACATGGCTATTTATATTCACTGCAGGTACGGTAATACTAGTAAAAAACTTTATCAATTCCTCCCATGGAAGAGCATGTAAGTCTATCAGAGAGGACGAAATAGCTTCTGAGGCTATGGGTATAAATACCACAAAATACAAAGTGCTTGCTTTCGTAATAGGAGCATTCTGTGCAGGTATAGCCGGTGCGTTGTACTCCAGCTACTTTTATTATATAAAGCCTGATATGTTCGGCTTCCTCAGATCTATTGATATTCTTGTCATAGTAGTTGTCGGAGGAATGGGAAGTATTGGAGGTTCTATAGTGTCAGCTATACTTTTAGCTGTTGTGTCCCTCTATCTGCAGGATTTTCCGGAGATAAGAATGATTTTATACTCACTGATACTTGTAATGGTTATGATTGTAAGAGAAAAGTTTAAGAATAAAAAAATAAAGTTCAACGGCTTTCCGTGGAAAAAGCCTGAGAAGGTAGGGACGTGA
- a CDS encoding ABC transporter substrate-binding protein, which yields MLKQRFLVSILAVITATLVLFTGCTQTSKPQNEIKIGLNYELSGAAASYGQDTLNGILMALDEINAAGGVLGKQITYVKLDNKTDPAESTSVATRLATKENVSVILGPATTGATKASIPVADKNKVPLISASATADDVTVDAKGLKEYAYRICFNDSFQGTVMANFATKNLNAKNAVVLMDNSSDYGKGLAKTFTETFTKNGGAIAAQEAFVKDEKDFSAILTKIKDKAFDILLIAGYYNEAGLIIKQARALGIDKPVLGGDGLDSPVLGELAGKTALNKVYFSNHYSSLDKDPVIVKFMNGFRTKNNKDPNAFNALGYDLGYFAVDAIKRANSSEPIKIKEALDNTTEFKGVTGRFSIDKNHNPVKTAVVIELKDGVQASSVKVEP from the coding sequence ATGTTAAAACAAAGATTTTTGGTAAGTATTTTAGCTGTTATAACGGCTACATTAGTACTTTTTACAGGCTGTACTCAGACATCGAAACCACAAAATGAGATTAAAATCGGCTTAAATTATGAACTTTCAGGTGCGGCTGCATCCTATGGTCAGGATACTCTTAACGGTATACTTATGGCTTTAGATGAGATAAATGCTGCCGGAGGGGTATTGGGTAAACAAATAACCTACGTAAAGCTGGATAATAAAACAGATCCTGCTGAATCCACCAGTGTAGCAACAAGGCTTGCTACAAAAGAAAATGTATCGGTAATTTTGGGGCCTGCTACAACAGGAGCAACAAAAGCATCAATCCCTGTTGCAGATAAGAACAAAGTTCCTCTGATATCCGCATCTGCAACTGCTGATGATGTTACCGTCGATGCGAAGGGTTTAAAGGAATATGCATACAGAATATGCTTTAACGACTCATTCCAGGGAACTGTAATGGCAAACTTTGCAACAAAAAACCTTAATGCTAAAAATGCAGTAGTGCTCATGGATAATTCAAGTGACTATGGAAAAGGACTGGCAAAAACATTTACTGAGACTTTTACTAAGAACGGTGGTGCTATAGCGGCTCAGGAAGCGTTTGTAAAAGATGAGAAGGACTTTAGTGCCATACTTACAAAGATAAAGGACAAAGCCTTTGATATTTTGCTTATTGCAGGTTATTACAACGAGGCTGGGCTTATTATCAAGCAGGCGAGAGCTTTGGGAATAGATAAACCGGTGCTTGGAGGGGATGGTCTTGATTCTCCTGTTTTAGGCGAATTGGCTGGAAAAACTGCTTTGAACAAGGTTTATTTTTCAAACCACTATTCCTCACTTGATAAAGACCCTGTAATAGTTAAGTTTATGAATGGGTTTAGAACAAAGAATAACAAGGATCCTAATGCTTTTAATGCTCTTGGGTATGATCTTGGATATTTTGCTGTAGATGCTATAAAAAGAGCCAACTCATCCGAACCTATCAAAATAAAGGAAGCTCTTGACAACACAACGGAGTTTAAGGGAGTTACAGGAAGGTTCAGTATTGATAAGAACCATAATCCTGTGAAGACAGCAGTGGTTATTGAGCTTAAAGACGGAGTGCAGGCTTCATCTGTAAAGGTTGAGCCATAA